GAAAAATAACCTGCCTATTATCGATCTTCACACAGCAATGGATGGGATACCCCAGATGTTCCCGGATAAGATCCATCCGAATGAAGAAGGGGCCAAAGTAATGGCAAAAGCTGTCTATCAGTCCTTGAAAAAGTAAAATAAGGAATTTGACGATTGTGAAATATCCGGTTGAAATAATCCACCCTTGGGGAGAAGTTTCAACCGGATTCTTTTTAATCTTTTCTTTGGAAGATTTTATAGAACAGATGGTATTCCATAAATGTCCTCCAATATTCATCTTTCTGGTATTTGACAACCATATTCACATCAGAAAAATCGTTCATGGAAAATACTGTACATAAAGTTTTCATGCGTAAGTCCCTGTCATACAAACAGGCAACTATCTCTTTATAGGAACAGTCTCTTAGTAGATACCATAATCTGCGTATCTCCTTCAGGGCCTGACAGTTTAATTTCGCAGATCCAATAGTCGCACGTATGTCATCCTGTTTACCTACGCCGTTTCTACCAAAAAGGTTTACACAAATACCATAGAACGTAGTGTTTATAATGAACAAAGCAGCTGTCTGATTTAGACAACTGCTTGATTCTTAATCTCTTAAGAGTGATCCGCCTGGGGCTCGAACCCAGGACCCCAACATTAAAAGTGTTGTGCTCTACCTGCTGAGCTAGCGAATCAATCCTTATGTGCTTTCTTTTCGAATGCGGGTGCAAAGGTAGAACAATTTTTTATAACTCCAAAACAATTCAGACATTTTTCTCATCTTTCCTTTGAAGAAAAGCATTTTTTATGCTGTCGGTGTAGAAATCTCGCGGTTTATATGTAAATTTGTGCCATTATCAACAATATACATTATTAATATATGGCTGCTGACGATAAAAAAATTATCTTCTCGATGGTGGGAGTGAGCAAAGCATTCACTCCTAATAAGAATGTGTTGAAAGACATTTACCTCTCTTTCTTCTATGGAGCAAAAATCGGAATTATCGGTTTGAACGGTTCCGGTAAATCAACGTTATTGAAGATCATCGCCGGTTTGGAGAAATCCTATCAGGGAGAAGTCGTGTTCTCTCCGGGATACTCTGTGGGTTACCTGGCACAGGAACCTTATTTGGACAACACAAAGACAGTAAAAGAAGTAGTGATGGAAGGTGTGCAACCCATTGTGGACGCACTGGCGGAATACGAAGAAATCAATCAGAAATTCGGCTTGCCGGAGTATTATGAAGACCAGGACAAGATGGACGCCCTCTTTGCCCGCCAGGGTGAACTGCAAGACATCATTGATGCAACCGATGCATGGAATCTGGACAGCAAGCTGGAACGTGCGATGGATGCCCTCCGTTGCCCGCCCGAAGACCAACCGGTAGAAAACCTCTCCGGAGGCGAACGTCGTCGTGTAGCACTTTGCCGTCTGCTGTTACAAAAACCGGATATACTTCTGCTGGACGAACCTACCAACCACCTGGACGCAGAGTCTATCGACTGGCTGGAACAACACCTGCAACAATATGAAGGTACGGTGATTGCTGTGACGCACGACCGCTACTTCCTCGATCACGTTGCCGGATGGATCCTCGAACTCGACCGTGGCGAAGGCATCCCCTGGAAAGGCAACTACTCTTCCTGGCTGGAACAAAAGACCAAACGTATGGAAATGGAAGAAAAGACCGCCAGCAAACGCCGTAAGACGCTGGAACGCGAGTTGGAATGGGTACGCATGGCCCCGAAAGCCCGTCAGGCGAAGGGTAAGGCACGTCTTAACTCGTACGACAAATTGCTGAACGAAGACGTGAAGGAGAAAGAAGAGAAACTCGAAATCTTTATTCCGAACGGTCCCCGTCTAGGCAATAAGGTCATTGAAGCCAAACATGTGGCTAAGGCATACGGTGACAAACTGCTGTTCGACGATCTGAACTTCATGCTCCCTCCCAATGGCATTGTCGGTGTGATTGGCCCTAACGGTGCAGGAAAAACAACCCTGTTCCGCCTGATTATGGGATTGGAATCGGTAGATAAAGGCGAATTTGAAGTAGGAGAGACTGTAAAAGTGGCGTATGTAGACCAGCAACACAGAGATATCGATCCGAATAAGAGTGTCTACCAGGTGATTTCCGGAGGCAATGAGCTGATCCGCATGGGCGGACGCGACGTGAATGCGCGTGCATACCTTTCCCGTTTCAACTTCTCCGGAGGCGATCAGGAAAAACTCTGCGGCGTATTGTCCGGTGGTGAAAGAAACCGTCTGCATTTGGCAATGGCTTTGAAAGAAGAAGGCAATGTGCTGCTGCTCGATGAGCCTACCAATGATATCGACGTAAACACACTGCGTGCTTTGGAAGAAGGTTTGGAAGATTTCGCCGGCTGTGCGGTAGTCATCTCGCACGACCGCTGGTTCCTCGACCGTATCTGTACACACATCCTGGCTTTTGAAGGAGACTCTAACGTGTTCTACTTCGAAGGTTCTTATTCAGAATACGAAGAAAACAAAATGAAACGTTTGGGAAATGAAGAACCGAAACGTGTCCGTTACAGAAAGTTGATGACCGACTAGTGTGAAGGAAATGGCTTGAAGCATCTATAATGTTTTCTGTTTCAAGATAAAAGGGGCTGTCCAAAAAGTCGGATAGCCCCTTGGTATTCTCATGGTCTGAAACCCAAAGAGATGCACATGCCATCTAACTTTTTTGCGTTTTCTTTTGCTTGGTTTGCTTTTGGGGTGATTCTTTCTTCTGCCGCTTCTCCTCACTTTTCTTCTGTCGCTTTGCTTCGCCTTCCTTCTTCTGCTTTGCCTCGCTTTTTTTCTTCCACCTTGCTTCGCCTCGCTTCCTGTTTTTCAAGAGAGTTGCCTCTCTATGCTGGCGTCTTCTGTCAAGCTCTTCCACGTCATCCGACTGTTGCCGGAGAAGTATCTGGTTGGAGGCATACTCGGACAGTTGGTCAGAGTTTACGGCGAACATGACGATGCATTTCCCGTTCAGCAACGCCTTTGCAACTTGGTAGAAAATGTTGTGAATATTGATGATGCATTTTACTGACTTCAGATAATAATGGATAGCCTGTGCGTATGAAAGGATGGAATAATTGCGTATTTGCTCCATCCTCCATATCATGCCGGAATTGACGGACGATATTTCTTGCAACTTCTCGAGAGTCAAAGGTGAGATCGTGCGTATAAAAATCAACAGGCGTCCGATGCTGATATAAAGACATCTTTTTAATTTTTCCTGCATAAGTTCGTCTTCGTTGAGACTTTTTTTCGATTTGTTCATTCTTTTTTTATTAGTTATGTTACTGAGCGCAAAGGTCTTCTAAAAATTTCATATTTAGCTATTCATATAAAGATAAGTATATGTCGAATATTTAAAAGACCTTTGCACTCACCAAGTTAACTCGCCAAAAAAGCATGAAATTTTGTTGAAATATTAATTTAATTATATAAAAATGAAGAATGATAATTTTTTTAAGCACGATGCTACAGCCGCAGATGATGAAAAAATATTGCTGCTCATCGAACGGGAAGGATTGAAAGGATATGGTGCCTATTGGATACTGATCGAGGCATTGCGAAAGCAAGACGATCTTTGTTCCTCTTTCAGCGTGCTCCGTTCGTTGGCTATCCGGTCCAGGGTCCGCCAGGCATATTTGGTGCATATCGTAAAAGATTTCGGGCTTTTTGTGATTGAAGGAGACCGTTTTTATTCGCCGGGGATGAAGCGGAGAATGGCTAAGTATTTGCTGGGCGCGGCTTACCAAAGTGTTAAACAAAGTGTTAAAGAGGAAGATAACACGCTGATTGACAATGTAAATGTGGCTATACACGCGCGTGAAACAGAACAGAATAGAAAAGAAAAGATATTATCCGTCGTCGATATGGGTGCGATAGAGGGGCAACAGCCGGTCTGCCCTTATCAGAAGTGGGAATCGCTGGTGGACGAGATGGCGGCGAGCGAGGATTACATGAATCAGGCAGGAATGCACTCGGGGCTGGGGAAGCTGTTCATCAGCAATGAAAAGTACATTGTCCAGCTTTTCAAAAATCAGATTTGCCTGCAAGGAAAGCAGGACAGGATGATGAACTTGGGCGAGGTGAAATCGTATTTCTCGAATTTTGTAGCCAATGGCTCGGTGACGAACAAGAAGATCCGTGTGGCATTGGAATACGAAATGTCACAGCAGAATAAACGAAACGGGCGGTATGCTTATCGCTATGAGCAGCTTGTCGACGGTAAACGGATGTATCTGGGACATGAAATCCCGGATGATGCACCGCCACGGCCGAACTCATCTGCTGTGTGGGACGAGGTGAAAAAGAAGTGGGGGAGTTGAGAGACGGTTCGTTGCTTCGGACGCGCCCACGCCTTGCCTGTGCTGTGCCGATGCCTTGCTCGCATTGTGCCCACGCCTTGCCTGTGCTGTGCCGATGTCTCGCTCGCATTGTGCCCACGCCTTGCCTGCACCGTGCCGCTGTCTTGCCTGCGCTCCCCATCAGTTACGAGTTTTTAAACAGCCTCTTTTCGGCCGAACATTTCAACCAAACTAAAAAAGAAAATAAATTATGAGGAATTTTTCTAATTACGATGTCGATATTCGTGGAAAATCGAGTGGTGTTCTCAAAACCATTTGTAAAAAATGTCTTCCCACCCGGCGTAACAAGCGTGATCGTTCGTTGCGTGTCAACATCGACACCGGACATTGCCACTGTTACCACTGTGGAGCCGATTTCTATGTCCCCGACGACAACGAAGAGCGTGAAAAAGCCGAACGCCAGGCTGCCCGTCAACGCCGTGCGGCAGTCGCTCCGCAGCACTTTCAACGCCCCGTATTTGATGCTGCAAAGACCACGCTTTCCGAAGCTGCGGAGCGTTGGCTGGTAGAGACACGTTGTATTCCGCAATCCGTCATAGCCGGATTGCGCATCACCGAACAGGAGGAGTTCATGCCCCAATCCGCTAAAAAAGAACGTTGCGTCTGCTTCAACTATTTTGAGGGGGATCAGCTGATAAACACCAAATTCCGCAGTGGCGCAAAGCATTTCAAAATGGTGCAGGGAGCCGAACTAATCCCTTACAACATCGACTCCGTGCTCGGTCAGACCTCCTGCATCATCCACGAAGGCGAGCTGGATGCCGCATCTTCCATCGCTGCCGGATTCAAAAGCGTCATTTCCGTTCCTGCCGGAGCCAATTCGAACCTTTCCTGGCTCGACCGTTTCATGGAAACCCATTTCGAGGACTTGAAGGAGATTATCATCGCTGTAGATACCGATTCGGCAGGGCTCCGACTGCGTGACGAACTCATCAACCGCCTGGGAGCCGAACGCTGCAAAGTGGTGACTTACGGACCGGAGTGTAAAGACGCCAACGAGCATCTCGTCAAATACGGGATTCAAAGTCTCCGTATCGCCATCGAACAGGCAGCGGAAGTCCCTCTTGAAGGTATTTTCACCGCAACCGACCTGCATGGCGAATTGCGTGCTCTTTTCGACAACGGCTTCGGTTCCGGTGCCGAAACGGGCTGGGAGGCGATGGATAAAATCTGCACTTACGAACGGGGGCGTAATGTCTACGTCACCGGAATCCCCGGTTCCGGGAAATCTGAGTGGGTAGACGAACTGGTGTTGCGCCTCTGCCTGCGCCACCAATGGAAGATAGGGTTCTTCAGTCCGGAGAATCATCCTATTGTCTATCATTACCGGAAGCTGGTTGAGAAACTGACCGGTCGCCGTTTCCAAAATGCTTGCGGCATGACGGAGGGACTTCTCGCACGTTCGGAGGAGTTTTTGGCTGAAAACATCTCTCATATTTCTCTCAAAGGCAATGTGGCTCCCGACCGTGTGCTTGCCAAGGCTCGCGAACTGGTGGTCCGTCGAGGGTGCCGCATTCTTGTGTTCGACCCTCTCAACCGCTTCGACCATAACCCGTTGCCGGGACAGACGGAAACGCAATATATATCTAATTTGTTGAATAAGTTTACGGAGTTTGCCATGCAGTATAATTGCCTGCTGATAGTCGTGGCACACCCGCGCAAAATGAACCGTAACCCAGTGACGGGTGCCACGCCGCGTGTGGGGATGTATGACATCAACGGCTCTGCCGACTTTTACAACAAAGCTGATTATGGAATCGTTGTGGAACGCGATAAGGAGGTCGGCGTCACCCGCGTATATGTCGATAAAGTGAAGTTTAAACATCTCGGAGCGGGGGGAGTGGCGGCCTTTGTCTATGATCCCGTAAACGGACGCTACCTGCCTTGCGAGGAATCGCACGACCCGTCCGTCCCCATAGACAAACGGGTGAGCGGCACTGTTTATGATGGCACTTGCTGGCTGCCTGAAAAGGAGGTTTTTTAAGTATTAAGTGTCAGGTATTAGGTATTCAAATTTCGCAAGTGTTCTGCATAGCTTCAGTTAAACATACTTATTATTTGATTAAGGCTCTTGGAGAACTTCAATGATTAGTCTCACTTGTGCAGGTGTGTAGCGTCTGCTTCGGGGATTCATGCCCGTGGCAATGAGTCGTTCTTTCAATCCGGGGGCAGCCTCTATCCATTTATTGAATTGGTCCACTGCGCTTTGCTGCTGTATGTCGGGGAGGTATAGCATGGCAAGTTCGCCTTTCCCGTAACTGCGGTATTGGAATGTTTTTTCTTCTTTCTGTTCGGAGGTAATCTTGTTGTTAGTTTCCATTTATGAGAGTATTTATGAGTTGATGTAATAGACGTAAAGTTACACATTTTTACTGGAATAAGCAAGGGTTGAAGAGTTGTATTTATGCGTATTAACATAGAATAATAGGGTAATAGGCTACTTATCTTATTCTAATCCGTTTTATCACGGCATAACCCGACATAATCCGGCGTAATCCGGTGTAATCCGGCAACTCACTAACGTGCTGCCGTATCTTTGTTTCACCAACAGAAAGGGAGAACGTCCTCCTTTTCGTAGAAACAAATTTAAGTATATGACAACAGTTACAGTAGTGCGCTATAAGCGCAGAAAACGAATCGGTGATGAAAACTCGCCGATGGTATTTGCTCTCAAACTCAAGTCCGGAGAGGCGAAAATCTATTCCATTGAGTCGTTGGCACGTGAAATAGAGACGATCGGATCGCTCTCGGTGGAAGACGTGACGCACGTTATGAAGTCTTTTGTCCGTGCGATGAAAAAAGTGCTGGTGGCGGGGAATAAGGTGAAAGTGGATGGGCTGGGTATCTTTTATACTACGCTGACCTGTCCCGGTGTGGAAATGGAAAAAGATTGCACTGTGAAGAATATCACTCGTGTCAACCTCCGTTTCAAAGTGGACAATTCCTTGCGCCTGGCTAACGATAGCACGGCAACCACTCGTGGAGGTGAGAATAATATGATGTTCGAATTGCTTTCCGAAAAGAAGGCTGCTTCTGGTGAAGACAGTGGCGAAGATTCGGGTGATGATAACAAGGGAGAGGGCAACTCCAGCGGTGGAGAGGCACCTGACCCGGCGGCTTAATCGTTCGCCGTTCCGGTGAAGCTATTACCGATGATGAAATGTACTTTTGCAGTGATACTCTTGCAATAATGCTTTTGCAGTGAATGTCTTTTCGCAGTGAACACATCTTTGCGGTAGCTGGGTTGCTCTCCCCCGATAACGGGGGAGTCGGAGGGGGTGAGTCCCCGTAGGGGGAGGTGGTAGGTAAAAGTGTAAACTTAATATATTACAGAATAATATGTATTCCTACCACGCCGTCCTTCGAACTTACATTAAATAATAATCAATAAACTGTAAAACAATGATTGACAAAATCTTAGAAGTCGTATTGGAACTGCTGTTTTTCTTTCGCAGAAAGAGAAAAGCCAAAAGAATGAAAGGAAAGGTTGATGAGGAAGATTAACCTGATTGTGATCCACTGTTCCGCCACAAGGGCGGACAGGGATTTCACGGAAGATGATTTGGAAGTCTGTCATCGCCGACGAGGGTTCAACGGGGCGGGCTATCATTTTTATATCCGTAAAAATGGAGCCATAAAGACTACCCGTGAGATTGAGAAGATCGGTGCGCACGCAAAGGGTCACAACGCTCACTCGATAGGTATCTGCTATGAAGGGGGACTTGACTGTCAGGGGCGCCCTG
The Bacteroides caecimuris DNA segment above includes these coding regions:
- the ettA gene encoding energy-dependent translational throttle protein EttA — protein: MAADDKKIIFSMVGVSKAFTPNKNVLKDIYLSFFYGAKIGIIGLNGSGKSTLLKIIAGLEKSYQGEVVFSPGYSVGYLAQEPYLDNTKTVKEVVMEGVQPIVDALAEYEEINQKFGLPEYYEDQDKMDALFARQGELQDIIDATDAWNLDSKLERAMDALRCPPEDQPVENLSGGERRRVALCRLLLQKPDILLLDEPTNHLDAESIDWLEQHLQQYEGTVIAVTHDRYFLDHVAGWILELDRGEGIPWKGNYSSWLEQKTKRMEMEEKTASKRRKTLERELEWVRMAPKARQAKGKARLNSYDKLLNEDVKEKEEKLEIFIPNGPRLGNKVIEAKHVAKAYGDKLLFDDLNFMLPPNGIVGVIGPNGAGKTTLFRLIMGLESVDKGEFEVGETVKVAYVDQQHRDIDPNKSVYQVISGGNELIRMGGRDVNARAYLSRFNFSGGDQEKLCGVLSGGERNRLHLAMALKEEGNVLLLDEPTNDIDVNTLRALEEGLEDFAGCAVVISHDRWFLDRICTHILAFEGDSNVFYFEGSYSEYEENKMKRLGNEEPKRVRYRKLMTD
- a CDS encoding Lin1244/Lin1753 domain-containing protein: MKNDNFFKHDATAADDEKILLLIEREGLKGYGAYWILIEALRKQDDLCSSFSVLRSLAIRSRVRQAYLVHIVKDFGLFVIEGDRFYSPGMKRRMAKYLLGAAYQSVKQSVKEEDNTLIDNVNVAIHARETEQNRKEKILSVVDMGAIEGQQPVCPYQKWESLVDEMAASEDYMNQAGMHSGLGKLFISNEKYIVQLFKNQICLQGKQDRMMNLGEVKSYFSNFVANGSVTNKKIRVALEYEMSQQNKRNGRYAYRYEQLVDGKRMYLGHEIPDDAPPRPNSSAVWDEVKKKWGS
- a CDS encoding bifunctional DNA primase/helicase — its product is MRNFSNYDVDIRGKSSGVLKTICKKCLPTRRNKRDRSLRVNIDTGHCHCYHCGADFYVPDDNEEREKAERQAARQRRAAVAPQHFQRPVFDAAKTTLSEAAERWLVETRCIPQSVIAGLRITEQEEFMPQSAKKERCVCFNYFEGDQLINTKFRSGAKHFKMVQGAELIPYNIDSVLGQTSCIIHEGELDAASSIAAGFKSVISVPAGANSNLSWLDRFMETHFEDLKEIIIAVDTDSAGLRLRDELINRLGAERCKVVTYGPECKDANEHLVKYGIQSLRIAIEQAAEVPLEGIFTATDLHGELRALFDNGFGSGAETGWEAMDKICTYERGRNVYVTGIPGSGKSEWVDELVLRLCLRHQWKIGFFSPENHPIVYHYRKLVEKLTGRRFQNACGMTEGLLARSEEFLAENISHISLKGNVAPDRVLAKARELVVRRGCRILVFDPLNRFDHNPLPGQTETQYISNLLNKFTEFAMQYNCLLIVVAHPRKMNRNPVTGATPRVGMYDINGSADFYNKADYGIVVERDKEVGVTRVYVDKVKFKHLGAGGVAAFVYDPVNGRYLPCEESHDPSVPIDKRVSGTVYDGTCWLPEKEVF
- a CDS encoding DUF4248 domain-containing protein — protein: METNNKITSEQKEEKTFQYRSYGKGELAMLYLPDIQQQSAVDQFNKWIEAAPGLKERLIATGMNPRSRRYTPAQVRLIIEVLQEP
- a CDS encoding DNA-binding protein produces the protein MTTVTVVRYKRRKRIGDENSPMVFALKLKSGEAKIYSIESLAREIETIGSLSVEDVTHVMKSFVRAMKKVLVAGNKVKVDGLGIFYTTLTCPGVEMEKDCTVKNITRVNLRFKVDNSLRLANDSTATTRGGENNMMFELLSEKKAASGEDSGEDSGDDNKGEGNSSGGEAPDPAA
- a CDS encoding N-acetylmuramoyl-L-alanine amidase codes for the protein MRKINLIVIHCSATRADRDFTEDDLEVCHRRRGFNGAGYHFYIRKNGAIKTTREIEKIGAHAKGHNAHSIGICYEGGLDCQGRPADTRTEWQIHSMHVLILTLLRDYPGCRICGHRDLSPDLNANGEIEPEEWIKACPCFDVKAEWDG